One Miscanthus floridulus cultivar M001 chromosome 11, ASM1932011v1, whole genome shotgun sequence DNA window includes the following coding sequences:
- the LOC136490654 gene encoding gamma-glutamylcyclotransferase 2-3-like, with product MSPIWVFGYGSLMWNPGFAYDARLVGFVRDYRRVFYQGSTDHRGTPQFPGRTVTLEHQPGATCWGVAYRIKEEEKEIAMEYLEVREKQYDEKVYLDLYTDSSPKVPAVENVMVYFATANKESNQNYLGPAPLDEMARQIYLAQGPSGPNREYVFKLEDALNKLGVVDQHVQELANAVREHSDTELSK from the exons ATGTCTCCGATCTGGGTGTTCGGGTACGGCTCGCTGATGTGGAACCCAGGCTTCGCCTACGACGCCCGCCTCGTCGGCTTCGTCAGGGACTACCGCCGCGTCTTCTACCAGG GGAGCACGGACCACAGGGGCACGCCGCAGTTCCCCGGAAGGACCGTCACGCTCGAGCACCAGCCCGGAGCGACCTGC TGGGGAGTTGCTTACAGAataaaggaggaagagaaggagataGCTATGGAG TATCTTGAAGTCAGGGAGAAGCAATATGATGAGAAGGTTTACCTTGACTTGTATACT GATTCATCGCCCAAAGTACCAGCTGTCGAAAATGTGATGGT ATACTTCGCCACCGCGAATAAGGAGAGCAATCAAAACTATCTTGGTCCTGCACCTCTGGATGAAATGGCCAG GCAAATTTACCTTGCTCAAGGCCCATCTGGACCTAACAGAGAGTATGTGTTCAAACTTGAGGATGCCTTAAACAAATTAG GAGTTGTAGACCAACATGTCCAAGAACTGGCGAATGCTGTGCGTGAGCATTCTGACACCGAGTTATCTAAGTGA